TCCAAATAACGTTCTTAATCACCGGTAAACGTTGCCATCACTTCCACAAACTGGTTCCTCAGGTACCTCGCTGCAATCTTCGGGGCACTGTTCGGTCTCTTTCAAGGTCGTGCACTCTCCGACGTGAGCCAATTGAATACCCTTTCTGAAAAGCAACGGTAACGTCAGGAATCGAACAACTGATCGAGCCATTACTAATGACTGATGTAACTAATGCGCGTAATGCGAAACATTTAGCAGCAACTGCTTCTCGTTATGTTAATCACGCGTCGTTTATCCGTTCAATTCTCTTCGAATACGCATTCGAATAGTATATCCCTGGAATGCGAACTTACAAGCAGACTGCCACGTTCAAGTGGCATTGATTCGGATATGTATTGGCGTCGCTTCCGCAAACTGGATCCACCTCGTTCCCGCATCTTTGCTGCTGTTTCATGCACTTGGTCAAACGAGCTCGACACTTTTCAAAGTCTACCACTGTCACCTTTCTTCTTGCTTGTCTACGAAATAAAACAACAATCATCAAAATTAAATGgcgaaattataaatgatcaATGAGAATATTTTGAACACACGTAAGAGAAACTAACCCGCAATTAAGCATTTGCATTTCACATTCGTTCTTGTATATGCTTCCGTCTGATCCGCAGGTCGGAACTTCCGGCTCGCTTTTGCAATCCAAAGGGCAGGCGTTCGATTGGCCACCGGACGTCCGTTCCAGCGACACGCAGTACGACATCGGCACTTCGAACACGTGTTTGCTAAACGATTGATATCGTGGTGAGTCTGGTGACGTATAAAAAGCGAACAAGTTCGCTAGTCATTCACAGCGTGGCGAGAAGTCGCGCGCGCCTGCCTCCGATCGAGGACTTTTTCAAGGATGTGCTCCTTACCCGCAGTTCTTTGCTCGCATTTTACAGGTATTCGAGTAGAGGATTCCATCGCTACCACAGGCTGGCTTGGCACCGCGCCAACACGATTCACGACAATGTCTCGTGGTTTGACAGTGCTTCTTGTTCGTACGTACTACGCCTTGCCTATGGTCGAGTAACAATGTAACCACTCAATCGAACAAAATCATGGAATGTTGTGCGTATTCTATTCAGCAATAACCGGAACGAAGTCGAGCGTCGTTCCGACACCTATACAAAAGCACGTACCCACAGGTGAGCAACTTCATTTGGCATGTAGACTTGTAGACATTGCCATCGCTTCCACAGATCGGACCGTCGAGTGGTGCAAAGTCACAGGAGACCGGGCAGTTCTCCCTGTGTGCGGAGATGTTGTTGCAGGGGCCCAAGTGGGACAGCTCGATGCCGACTCGACAGATTTCGACTCTGAGCATGCACTTGTTGAGATACGTGCGGCCGTCGGTGCCACATACCGGATCCTGATCGCCGGGGCAACGATGCTCGCACTTGCTACCGGACGATCTTAGACAAGCGGTCTTCTCCGTGGCCACGGTCACGCCTATGCAATTTGTAAAGTACCGATAATTACCGGCCCCCAGCCGCGCAACCGATCGGTTGCATCGGATGCGCGAAATGTACCGCGTTTACTCTTAACAGATTATCGTTAATGGCATCCGGGGAGTAGGATTTAAGGTCGTTCAGCACGCGAAACGAGGGAACGAACCAAGTGTCTCGATGCTGGTCGACGATGCATCCCTTCGACGGACGTTGTAAACCAACTGGATAATCGCTGACGATGCCTCACCGCACGTACGCATCTTCTAATCATAATTATTACGCAGTTAAAAGGGGCCCCTTACCTTTTCCACACATCTTCTTCCGCATTTCACACTGGGACGCGTAGATAACTCCGTCGCTACCGCAAACTGGCTCTCCGCTTGGCGGACATATTCGGGGACAGGCGCCGGTCACGAAATCTGTACAGAAATTAGTACAAGAGACCGTGAAAGACCTCGTTAGCATTTGATCGATCTCTCGGGAAAAGAAAGTAACAAGTGCAGCTACTCCTTTCGTGACCAAGTACAACACGGTATCGTAAAACGAAATGCCATTTACTGTTACTTGGGTTTATAGCGAGCCATCAAGACGTATAAGGTCTTCTTTATTAAACCAGCGGTAAGCGCTAGCCATAATGGCATAATTACAATGGAAAGGTGAACGCGCAAGCCCAAGAAAGAAAGTGACTGGCAGAAGATAAATACCTGCGAAGAATCAAAGGAAACGTTGGTAATTGGAGCCTAGATCGTTTCTGCACCGACGATGCATCGCATCGAAAAACCGCGTTCTGCGGATCTGCGCGTGGAGCGTGTTCATCCCGGAGCGTGAAAGGTCGagttaaaaataatcgaacaaACCGGAAAGGAAGAAGCGAATAGACCGCGCTCATCTCTCGATCCTTCTGGATCGTCCTGTAATCTTTTTTTGTAGCAACCACGTGTAATGGTAACGTTAAACCCAGAGATTCTGTCGAAACTTTAATTGCTTCCTGCTGACCCTCCGCACAGATATCTCTACTGCACCGGGTCCGCTGGCTTGGTTTCGGTCCAGTGATCGCCGGGTCAACAGCACACGGGATTTACTGCGGTCGTTCTACACCGGCTCGCATAATatgtaacaaattataaaatcgaaGTGTACAGTTAAAGATAACCGACACGAGGAGAAGACGCGAGGAGCAGTTACATCGATGCCGATAAAGTGGACAGTTAAACGTAACCAGAGAATAATTTAAACGCAGCTCGATCACGTGACTAATCAGCAGACGCACGGAATAACTTTTTGAGATATAAGATTCGCCTGGTTGCCTCTCTCTAGCCCGAGATAACATATGCAATGTGCACGGAAAATGCTGCCACGTACGAGAGTGCAAAAATACATACGATCCTAAGAGATCTCTGCAAGACCGGTACGTTCTAGTCGTTACCGGAATGTCAAGTGAACAATACGAGCTTAATGGACGATTCGTTCTCTGTTCTCGCAACTCGATAATTTATCTACGATCGCGGTCACGCATCGCGCGCGCATACGCTTCGTACCGCTGTGCGCCACGCCAGAGAAAGAACGACAGACGGGATCCGTTCGAGCTCGTAAAGATTTTTTTGAAGGAATCGCAATGGCTAGGACGGCTCCTTTCGCGTAACGATCGAGTTAGACTCTCCTCGGGATACAATTTGCTGGAATCGCGCGCGATCAGGGCGAACGGTCCGATATCCCGTTCGCCTGCGACGGTAATTCGTAGCTTGCTGAATCCGAGAATCTGCGCTCGAATTCACAAAGTGAACGAGATAGTGCCGATATGCATTGTAATATAGGGGACCGTGGCTCTTCCTGCTCTCGGCCACCGTATCTCACAAAGACGCCGCGAACATCGCCGATATTATACCCTTTTTCCGTGTAATAATCGAGTTACACTCCTTCCTGCTTCGCGGGGAGCCAAAGCACGTTAATAACCGAATACGGCCAGAGATAAGCATGATGCGAGTTTTACGAGCGTATGTTCTCCATAATTACGACGATTACGatttatcgatcgaacgatatcGGTTAATGTAGCTCGGTTGCGATACGCGTACGTACGCGCCGCGACGATGTCTAAATTGAATTTCCGTTaagataaagagagagaggggggggaGGGAGAAAGGTGTGCATGATCTCTCCTGAAGTATAGAACGTTTTAGAGCCCCTTGAACTATACGAGACACAGGTTGGCAACGtagatcgttaaaaatttcaaaggagAAGCCAGACTGCCGGATACCATAGATTTCATAAGTCCGAATCGCGTCGCATAAAATTGTCGGCACTGATTAACGGAGCCGCACGCGAGGCAGAGAAAAGCCCATGTCGGTGGAACGGAGGCAAGAAAACGTAGATTACGAGAAAAACTATTATAATCTTCGTGCGTACGATAACAAGCAGAAGAAGGCACAAAAGCTCGTCAAGTGGAAGAACGGGAAGAACGTGAGCGTgaagacgaagaaagaaaacgaccGAAGTAGTCGAGAGAGAGCAGACGAAAGAgcagaggagaagaagagaatgaGATTCTTCGTTGGAGCGGACGTCGGTTGGTCAAATGGACGTGTGATTAGCGGCGTTGATGGGCGGCTGAAGGAGGTGTCCGTCACTCCCACGAACGCGATTAAGTGAATCAATTATGCCAATAGAGGAGCGACCAGTCTGGTCAGGGGGCGATTGGTGAACAATGCAGATCGAATTATATCCCTGTGGAAGATGTACGGGTCGCACGAGCTAGCGCGTGCATGCATGCGGAGTATGGTGTACAGTGGATGCCCGCCACTTGCTCCAACGAGAGGGAATGAGAGCAACGGAAAGAGACGAAGGAAAGGAGAAAGGATCGAGGGGGAAAAGAGAGACTGTGAGGgggaaaggaaggaaagagtGTGACAGGGAAAGAGCGGGAGGGGAGGGGGAGGGAGAAATATGCGGGTCGGTGAACCACGGCAAGGATGCATGCCGACCGGGTGGATGCTGCTCCTTGGATTTTTGTCCACGAAACGAGAAGCCGGCAGAGGAACACGGCCAGCTCGCATCCCGCTCTCGAAGATCGATAACAGAGAAATAAGGATCTGTTTAACGAACCGGAACGATTTGATACGAATAAACCGTGGCTcataaataaaacgaacaatGTACGGGACTGCGGCTTTTGTTCTTGTTTCCTAGTCGCTACTTCTGGAGACACGGCCAGAAAAACGGTAGATTAGATGAACTGGATGGACGTTGTGGTTGGAAGCGCACTCGGACGATTGGCTTGCATGACAGACCTTTTGATTCTAGCTTAGATAATTAAACGGCCATGATTCGTTTACAAATGTGAACGCCTCTCGCGAATCTTACGTCGCAGGTGTCAATTAAGTCCGAGGTAGGTTACTACGCGTAAATCAAACCGTATGGAAACTCATCTTCCGCCTGGGAACAAGATATATTCGAAAGAGTGCGAGGAAGAATGTACGTACGACGACGCCGCGACCGCGACGGAGCGAAAACGAGAAACGAACGTTCCACAAAATCTACACGAACCAATCAACTCGCGTtcgatttaattaatgttACAACGGCCATCATATTATTATAGCCATATACAGCCTGTTGATAAGTCGGCGAATACTGGGAACGATGTTTCTACGGAAGCCGGAATCAACACTCAAATGTATTCGCAAGTTCCTACGAATTTTAACAAACGACACATTCAAGCGCCTGACAAATTGTGGTGTGTGCTCGTGACTGATTAATTATCTAAGTTGAGCGTGCGCAAGTTCTCGCTTTTTTCCCTTAAACTCGAATAACTGACAATCCTTCCGCTGCCGAACTATACGGAATCCTTTCAGTTTATCGTTGAATCATTTTCAAACCTATACCTGTTAAGCGGCAATGATCGATAAGACtataaaattccaataaatCAGTATCTTACGATCGTTTCGGTACATACGAAGTAGCACCCGGTAACGATGGGACAGACATGAATAGTAATCCATTAATTCTAACAAGGATCTTGTCCGTGAGATCTGTATGCGTATGATCGCGTGCGCGGGACGGTATCTCGGCTAGGACGAAAGAAACGACCGTGTAAATCATTCTCAATCGATAGCGTCACAATCACGGTAAGGTCGTTCGTGTTCCGTGATTCCAGACTCAGCTCACAGCTCGTTTCTCGTACAACCTCCTCTCGAACGTATACCTTCGGTCGATCTTCTCGACGTAGCCGGCCCTCCTTATCACCGTGAAACGATCTCGTCTTCCTCTTAGGATTGTCTCGTAACACATCCGCGCTGCATTGCATTAACCAGCTTCTATTTCTGTTATGGAGCACACGAGTCGATATAATTAAACCGCGATCCGTCGTTTGCGTCGATTGTTCCGAAATCGAGATCGGAAATGGTGAAATTATTAGGATGTTAGACGTTGCATCAGGAACGAGGATATTGTCAGAACTATCACGGCAAAGGTTTGCGAAGTATCGCGACAACTGGTATCATTGTTCCATACTTTATCTTTGATCGACCGTGTTTCCGTGTCGAAAAAACCTGACGTTAACGACGGTCTGTATCGTCGCGACTTCCGTATTGCGGTGAAACGATCTTATTTTCTGCCTAGCAACGCTATTGTTCCGATAACGTTGTAAAGAACCAGTTCAAACGCGATTCGCGGGAAAAGACGAAGTCGCGTTGTCGCAATCGGATGATTTATCGTCTGTTTTAGCGACTGTTCGAAGATACCGATTATACTTCACGGTATAATTCCTCGATAAATCGGACAGGTATTTCgcattaaaattatgaaataatttcattcgtcAGTTTGGTTTTAGATACTCGGAATTACAGACATGCACAGTATCACGCCAAATATTTCAAGCAGAGAAACGGCTAATTATGAGTTAGCTGACAGCTGCTAATCAAAACAGGTTTCGCGTGTGGTTGGTGGCTCGATGCATCACGGCTACGTCTGTTACGGGGAAGACGGTGGCTACGATTCTCCCGGCTAGATTTTTGCCGAAACAATGCTCATAAATGCTAATCAGTGAGTACCGGTTTAGGCGATATAGCTTCTGCTATAACTGTATTTACGAAGCACTTGTATTTTGAAAGTGACCGcaaacgattaattaaaacgtaGGATATTTTCAAACGCTAGGGTAGAGGTGTATTTTGCGGTCTGGAATTGAATCTTGAACCGTGTTGTTCAGATCCTCGTTTATTACCTTCGCCGTTAGAAGTAGTAGGACGTTTACAATTTAAACGATCGGCAAACCATGTTGgaaatagtaatagtaataaagtAGCCGTACCAATCACAATAAAGTAAAGCGTTCCATTCATCGATCGTCTGGAGTGACGTAAAAAGTGACAGAGCAAAAAATCAAACGATACGGTGTTATCAAAATTACGTTAATGCGGGGCATCTCGATGAAGAGAACGCAGGAAGCGCGTGGCCCTAGCAACCGGCAAAAACGGTAGTATGTGTGTCGCTGTTCATGAAGGAACACGACAAACGAGTTGCGTTCCATAAATCGTCGTGTTCGGTTTAAGTGGCGAGTGGTAAGTGGAGTACTGGGGCGAAAAACTACCTCCCAGATCGGCTCGATCTCCCACGAGCATGCACGTGAACGCGTGTACACTCGCGACCGTTCGCTCACGCCGATCCGTTACATCGGAGGAACCTTCGATCCATCGTACATGTTGCTGTGTATATACGGTCCAACCTACTCCGCGAACATGtccatttttttttcacgGTCGCCCGCGCGCTTTTTCGTCGCGCTCCGCTCTTCTCGCACCGCGTGAAAATTCCAAAGCGTACGCATACTTCTCTGTTCGATACGGAACGAAAAATTGCGATGATGCCTGCCTCGATTCGATCAGCGATCGGCTGAAATTTCAATCGTCTGTTGCGTCGCGTGCTGCGATTTCCTACCTTTCTCTTCCGCACATTGCGTGCTGGATCGAACATCATTTTCGTGTTCGGTTTTATCTTTTCAGAAATTGCACCTCGATGCTCGTGTCGTTGAGTACCATTACAGACTACCGGTATGATGTCCTCGAGACTTGTACGCGTTATCGGCCgtcacaataaaataaaaacgatgATATAAATGGATACTCGTCGGATTCCAATACCCTCGTCTGACATGTGTTGCCAGCTAGACTCGAGTTCGTATTAACACCTCGGTTACCGTGGAATAGCTGCTCGCTGCCACGAATCCTTTAAATATTAGTCGATGCTGTGAACCGTGAATGAATAACATTCGAGTAGACCGTCGCCGCACCGTCACTAAACCGCTAATGCAAATGATACTTTTGCACAGCCATAAATGAACATATACACGTGGAGCACGATGATTATTCGTCAAATTCCAGCTATCAGGAAACTGTAAGGAACAAGATCATGCCGCGAGCCAATTGTACTTTTTCGACTCTGTTTTCATCAGCCGGAGATACACACTTATGTACACGAGTCTACGTTTTTCACGTAGATTTGGATAACGGGAATAGGAAGACGCGCGATTCGTGCATAACGTTATCCTGCTGAGAATAAAGAATTCCAGGCCGGTTCTTTTACGGGTTCGTCAAAGTTGTCGCTATAAAATCTCCACGGAATGGGAATTCCGTGGCGTACGTGGCGAATGCATTACCGACAATTCGTACGATCGATTTCGCGCCACAGGGAGCATGAGTTACGACGTCTAAAAGCGTGCATCATTTTAGCTGAATATTCGCGTGGAGGTAGTAAAAGCCTTTGAAATCCCATAAGGATGTTTCATCTGGTGGTCGCAAGCATAAACCTTCGTATGTAATTTGAGATTTCCTTGGGCCTGGTGGTTGGCAGAGTTTTCATTGAATAGCGGGTGCCAGAGGGGAACGGGACCGCGTGAGAAGTGTACGGTAAGCGTACTTGCGCGTTCACGTTTAAGGATATTCCATATTAAAGGTAATTAGAGTAAAACGAGGTAAGAAGGACGGAATATTGAATGATTAAGAAGAAACGCATCACTGCATCTCAAAGAAAGGGTAATTATCGACGAAGGTAGACTTTCCTCTCAGCTACGACGCACGAGCCAATCATTCAACTTTTTGGAGTTTGAAAAATCTTCCCTTCCGGATATTATGAATTAACTACGTGGGTTTCATTAAAAGTATCGACAGAATGATCGATGATATTGTAGTATATTCAGGAAACACGGTTTTAGATAAGAAAATTTCACTTTTACGCGCCGTGTTAGGCCTAATAGCACTACCGCTGATAGGATCGATAAAAATCTGAGAAATATGGTCACTGCCTTATTCGCCTTTTGTTGGAggatagataaattttcgaacACTAAAGCCATTATCTGGCAACTTCGATTCACTAATCAATATCGATTTACTAATCTTGTATCTTGCATCTGTTTGTAATCTAACCGATAGGATGTAAACACGTCTAGGAGAATCAGCCTATCAGCCAGGAGTTTCATTGCGGTATAAACGTTTCACGTTTAACGAGAACGACCTCGACCCTTAATTAGCAGTATACTATTGATAGCTCGGAGAGGTTGAATCAGTGTTCGTTGAACGAGCTAACAACTGTTTTACCGCGTAAGATGCACATCGAAAGCGACCCCGATTCTACTTACTCTTGAATCATAGCTAAATCGAAAATCGTGCTACAAATCTAAACTGCTattcattttctcttttactaGAAGAGTAGAATGTGATTTAACGCAACCGGTTGAATATGGCTTAACTGGGACCTAAATTGGTTGAatgagaaaaattaatcgaccGACAGGAATAATCGTCAGGGATGTTGATGCTCCATTGATACTTACAAGTGAAGCGAAAGCTTTTAACCTACCATGCAGCCATTAATTTACACCGATCCCCGTGTGGTTCATCCACAGGAAGGAGCCATGAAAGTGACCTCGACCTTACCTCCATACCTACTTAAGTCTAGGCCAGGGTTTCACAACCCTCGATCGTGAAAATGACTACGGACGATCTTGGCACTATTATTGGCGGAACAACCGAGTAAACGCGATCGATAATCGCCCGGAATCAGGATCGTCTCTGGTCGTTTTCCATTCCTCTCTCGTGGCTTTCTCATTTGCGTGATTTCTTGCAGCGTAAATGAGGAAACACGTCATAGCTCCGCTGCTTTTTTGCTAATAAATCCGGAGAAATCATTAGATACGTGGAAACCAGAAAAGTAGAGCGTGAAACCGACAGCTATAGATAGACATGTTCCAAtagtattgaaaataaatagataagcTTTAACGAGTTCTTGTTTCTCCTTGCCTTCTCGTTATGGTTAATGTGCGGTTACGGTATTGCCAAATGAAACGCGTTAATACGATCCCTGTAACAGATTCCTTGGAGGACATTGGCAGCCTGAAAAACTATCCTGTCTCGCTGCAGccgtattgaaatattaaatcctGCGTTTTACGGCTAGATGATGAAAATATGTGGAAGAATAAAGGAGAAGTCGGTATGAGGAAGTTAAACGGGGATCTTATTTCTGCGCCTGTCCAATTGCAACTACCATAATCTTCTTTACTATGACGGTATTCTCGTATTTCTCGTTCGTCCAATCGTATTTTTCGTTCGATCCTTCTTCGTTGTATCTTCCTCGACTACAAATCGATTGTTGACGTCGGTGAACAAGCTCGACCGTTCGCCATCGCGCGGAAAGACACTAATAAAAGGTCCGATAGCTCAAGGAATCTTCACGTTTTAACGCGGACATTCGTTCAAAGTCAGCTGACATCGAAAGAACGTGACGAGCATTTCGTTGCCGCATGGGCGTAAATACCGCACATTCAGCGAGTACTTTCCCGCAAGTATACACGAAATCTTTTATGCGCATATCATTACTGGTTACCATTGCTTCGGCTTACAACTTGATACAGCTCTCGTCCACGTTGTTCAAATCAGTTGTAAACTAGTGGAAGATCGTGAAGGAACGCTATGCTAATTCTTAACGCCAACCTTAATctaccctctctctctctctctctctttcttctaatGTCAGCCGTAATGATCAGACCAGTTTCCTTAATCGAACCAAGAATTTCAATGCTAAAGTCGAGGAATGCGTTTGACGCTAGACAACAAGCCAATTCCGTCTCGGAATGTTGTAACATGAACAGCCAACTAGACCGTCGAGGATGAAGAATTGGGAATGGACGACACACGAGTTTGAAATTCACAAGTACACGTTCACTGGGTCTTCAGGTCAGCGAAGTAAGTCAAGCATCGGCGGATGAATCGAGCTACGGTAACGGTGTCGTTCCCGAAAGGACAACCGACTGGTTTGGTTTATCGATCGAACAGAGCACAATTCCGCGGAATCAAAGATCAGATTGCGCTCCAGAGACGTTCAAGGTTGACTCGCAAGCTCTATTCAACTTTGATCGATCGTCGTCCGATCCTTAACGACCTCCTACATCCCCGCGAGAATCTAATAACGAGAAGAACAAGCTAGACTCGAGAACAAGAGCAAAACCATCCAAAGGTTCATTTGCCGAACCGACGATTAAAAGGATGACTTCCCATTTTTCACCGAACAGCTCGAACCGACAGTAGTATCTGTTCGGCAGATAGTGATCTATCGTAACGATTTCATAAAGATGATTAACGATGCAATAACGCGAAACAGCGGGCAGTTGCGGAATGGCTTCGTCCACTCGCGTATCGTTTACCGTTTTCCGTGAGCAATTTACGTTCAAACTGTCAAATCCAAATGAAATCTCAAACTCTGTGAGGTAGTAGGTAGGCGTAATTGTCGGTATAAACGATCGCGTTTAATCACAAACGACTAAGTACTATTGTCGTGAAATCGTGAAATCATGTATGCATTCTTTACCATAATGCTAATTCATGTCCAAAGTAGAACGATATTTATGCTTTCGTTTTATCCAATGATCTACTGTACCtctttctttcattatttttatcttggCACGCTATACGCCTGGCACAGACCAACACCTTTCTcttattcaattaatttaccTGTAACGCGATTAGTAAAAAGTAGAGAACGGATGAAAGCTCTGAATAAATATCGCAGCGGTCATGATGACGATGAAAGATGAGCACGATACACAAAAGTCGAATGAAAAGAATAGCGTGGCCTGCTGGTACCAATCTAATTCAAATGCTAGATGTACTAGATTCCCCGATACGTTCCATTAAACGCGGCACGGGGCCTCATTGTACGAACGAAATAGCGCGTACGTGCTCAATGTaggtgaaaaagaaaaacacatGCTCTTGAAAGAGATACGTGGAAGTAGTTGCGCCGTTTAATCTAATTTCTAGTGAAAGGTGCGATCCGCCGCCGCGAAAGTGTTTTAATACACGTTTCACTGTGGCATCGAGGAGAACATCCTGAATGAAAACCGAATGAAGGAGATTCCTTGCTGGCTCTCAACCAGCACTAAGACGAAAAATTGACGCTAGACAAACGAGAACGTGACTACGTTTCGTTCGCGGGtttaatgaataatttacGTTTCTTAGTGTGCAAATACCGTCCACATACGACGAGGAAACTGTTTCGATAGTATCTCTGCTGCGTGCTTCCAACCGATGGTACATAACCTGCGCCCGGACGACTTTCCACTTAGCATAAAATCGTACTTACGCATCTCTCCAGCACCGTTTACTTAGCAGTCTGTTCGACTTTTGAACCACAGTTACAACTATAAGCTATTACGCGGCAAGAATTTTTCGTGAATTTAAGTTCCGACCCTTGTATCACGATAACTCGTTCAGAGATATTTTAAGCTCGACGATTTTACGGTGTATTCTATCGGAATTATTTACAAtgtcgaagaaaaaagagagaaattggTCAAAATtggaggtgtagcataagatCTCTGTCTAGCGACGTGAAATGCAGCCATTGCCCAGTTTTGGTGTCACAGAACCAGGccgtacaaatattttctaagcATTTTCGAATAACGGTAAGAGGCTGGCCGATcttcaaagaaagaaattacagTTCAAGTCGAAGGACGCGTAACATAAAAACTTGGTGTTTCGTACGGAGTGTAGGCGTGGTCATCAACGACCGTGAGACGATCCATTTCTCTATAGAATTTGTACACTTTTTCTTTGAGCTCGTTTCttacctttttttcttttaattacaaaCGATTTCAATGCGTGCAAAGGTAATTGAGTTTCCTTTGGATACCGCTGAACAGGATGTTTGAATCGGTAATCGTtcgttatacatataattacagAACAACGTTAATTAGCACGCGCTCAATGTTTTCCGCTTTTCTGACAGTCGCGTTCAAACCTAGCATGGTAATTGATCGCAATTATTCAGCACTATTCGTGCaatgaattaattatcaaCGATTTAAACGATCGAATTAGATCAAGCCGAATATGCAACCGTTACTATTTGACGAATAATGTTTCTCATACCCGGCTCAT
The DNA window shown above is from Bombus fervidus isolate BK054 chromosome 8, iyBomFerv1, whole genome shotgun sequence and carries:
- the LOC139989809 gene encoding serine protease inhibitor dipetalogastin; this translates as MHRHISLLVGIILLCCLQDFVTGACPRICPPSGEPVCGSDGVIYASQCEMRKKMCGKGVTVATEKTACLRSSGSKCEHRCPGDQDPVCGTDGRTYLNKCMLRVEICRVGIELSHLGPCNNISAHRENCPVSCDFAPLDGPICGSDGNVYKSTCQMKLLTCGQGVVRTNKKHCQTTRHCRESCWRGAKPACGSDGILYSNTCKMRAKNCGKHVFEVPMSYCVSLERTSGGQSNACPLDCKSEPEVPTCGSDGSIYKNECEMQMLNCGQARRKVTVVDFEKCRARLTKCMKQQQRCGNEVDPVCGSDANTYPNQCHLNVAVCLKGIQLAHVGECTTLKETEQCPEDCSEVPEEPVCGSDGNVYRSLCHLQRETCGQRVVQVPAQHCRTTALCNQICSGERQFVCGSDNKLYRNECEMKRDNCGKHVYVVPMKRCVQGFLFRGCQKICPPYYDPVCGTDGMTYSNECFLEIENCRSRSIVTKKYHGVCGQPTEEPKNYLY